From one Triticum urartu cultivar G1812 chromosome 3, Tu2.1, whole genome shotgun sequence genomic stretch:
- the LOC125544425 gene encoding casein kinase 1-like protein 2 isoform X2: protein MEPRVGNKFRLGRKIGSGSFGEIYLGTNIQTNEEVAIKLENVKTKHPQLLYESKIYRILQGGTGIPNVRWFGVEGDYNVLVMDLLGPSLEDLFNFCSRKLSLKTVLMLADQMINRVEFVHSKSFLHRDIKPDNFLMGLGRRANQVYVIDFGLAKKYRDTSTHQHIPYRENKNLTGTARYASVNTHLGIEQSRRDDLESLGYVLMYFLRGSLPWQGLKAGTKKQKYEKISEKKVATSIEALCRGYPTEFTSYFHYCRSLRFDDKPDYSYLKRLFRDLFIREGFQFDYVFDWTILKYQQSQIASAPPRVAGHGAGPSGLTPPVLQNDSQSGAVEGRISGWSAMDRRRAPPPIASVGTSNKQKAPVGNDAPISKDPAISGSNFLGRSSGSSRRAAVSSSRDAVASDTFEPSRSRTTDASPGAFRRTSGAQRSPPVDSAEPQRSSSARHSSNPKNYESALKGDATRRM, encoded by the exons ATGGAGCCGCGGGTTGGGAACAAGTTTCGGCTCGGCCGCAAGATCGGCAGCGGCTCCTTCGGGGAGATCTATCTCG GGACAAATATCCAGACCAACGAGGAGGTGGCGATTAAGCTG GAAAATGTGAAGACAAAACATCCTCAGCTGCTCTACGAATCAAAGATTTACAGGATTTTGCAAGGAGGAA CTGGAATCCCAAATGTCAGGTGGTTTGGTGTAGAAGGAGACTACAATGTCTTAGTCATGGATTTGCTGGGGCCAAGTCTGGAGGATCTATTTAATTTTTGCAGCAGAAAATTATCTCTCAAGACTGTACTTATGCTTGCCGATCAGATG ATAAATCGAGTGGAATTCGTCCATTCCAAGTCATTTCTGCATCGAGACATTAAGCCAGATAATTTTCTCATGGGTCTTGGTAGGCGGGCTAATCAG GTCTATGTTATAGATTTTGGTCTTGCCAAAAAGTACAGGGATACCTCAACTCATCAACACATCCCATACAG AGAGAACAAAAACTTGACTGGGACAGCAAGATATGCAAGTGTGAACACTCATCTTGGCATTG AACAAAGTCGAAGAGATGACTTGGAATCTCTTGGATATGTTCTTATGTACTTCCTACGGGGAAG CCTTCCTTGGCAAGGTCTGAAAGCAGGAACGAAGAAGCAGAAGTATGAGAAAATCAGTGAGAAAAAAGTTGCAACATCAATTGAG GCTCTGTGTCGTGGGTATCCTACTGAGTTCACATCATATTTCCATTATTGCCGCTCGCTTCGGTTTGATGACAAGCCTGATTATTCCTACCTTAAGCGACTGTTCCGTGACCTCTTTATCCGTGAAG GTTTTCAGTTTGACTATGTATTTGACTGGACAATACTGAAGTACCAGCAATCTCAAATTGCTAGTGCCCCGCCTCGTGTTGCG GGCCATGGTGCAGGACCTTCTGGGTTGACACCACCTGTATTGCAGAATGATAGTCAATCTG GTGCCGTTGAAGGGAGGATTAGTGGTTGGTCAGCAATGGACCGACGTCGTGCCCCACCACCCATTGCAAGCGTGGGGACTTCAAATAAGCAGAAAGCCCCTGTAGGAAATGATGCTCCTATTTCTAAAGACCCTGCG ATATCTGGCTCGAATTTTTTGGGGCGGTCAAGTGGATCGTCAAGGAGAGCTGCTGTTTCAAGTAGCCGGGATGCTGTGGCAAGCGACACTTTTGAGCCTTCACGATCACGCACGACTGATGCAAGCCCTGGTGCATTCCGTAGAACCTCAGGTGCTCAGAGAAGCCCACCGGTTGATTCTGCAGAACCACAGCGTTCCTCTTCTGCCCGGCACTCATCTAACCCGAAGAACTACGAGTCTGCCCTCAAAG GAGATGCTACGAGGAGGATGTGA
- the LOC125544425 gene encoding casein kinase 1-like protein 2 isoform X1: MEPRVGNKFRLGRKIGSGSFGEIYLGTNIQTNEEVAIKLENVKTKHPQLLYESKIYRILQGGTGIPNVRWFGVEGDYNVLVMDLLGPSLEDLFNFCSRKLSLKTVLMLADQMINRVEFVHSKSFLHRDIKPDNFLMGLGRRANQVYVIDFGLAKKYRDTSTHQHIPYRENKNLTGTARYASVNTHLGIEQSRRDDLESLGYVLMYFLRGSLPWQGLKAGTKKQKYEKISEKKVATSIEALCRGYPTEFTSYFHYCRSLRFDDKPDYSYLKRLFRDLFIREGFQFDYVFDWTILKYQQSQIASAPPRVAGHGAGPSGLTPPVLQNDSQSGAVEGRISGWSAMDRRRAPPPIASVGTSNKQKAPVGNDAPISKDPAISGSNFLGRSSGSSRRAAVSSSRDAVASDTFEPSRSRTTDASPGAFRRTSGAQRSPPVDSAEPQRSSSARHSSNPKNYESALKGIEGLNFDGDERAQY; this comes from the exons ATGGAGCCGCGGGTTGGGAACAAGTTTCGGCTCGGCCGCAAGATCGGCAGCGGCTCCTTCGGGGAGATCTATCTCG GGACAAATATCCAGACCAACGAGGAGGTGGCGATTAAGCTG GAAAATGTGAAGACAAAACATCCTCAGCTGCTCTACGAATCAAAGATTTACAGGATTTTGCAAGGAGGAA CTGGAATCCCAAATGTCAGGTGGTTTGGTGTAGAAGGAGACTACAATGTCTTAGTCATGGATTTGCTGGGGCCAAGTCTGGAGGATCTATTTAATTTTTGCAGCAGAAAATTATCTCTCAAGACTGTACTTATGCTTGCCGATCAGATG ATAAATCGAGTGGAATTCGTCCATTCCAAGTCATTTCTGCATCGAGACATTAAGCCAGATAATTTTCTCATGGGTCTTGGTAGGCGGGCTAATCAG GTCTATGTTATAGATTTTGGTCTTGCCAAAAAGTACAGGGATACCTCAACTCATCAACACATCCCATACAG AGAGAACAAAAACTTGACTGGGACAGCAAGATATGCAAGTGTGAACACTCATCTTGGCATTG AACAAAGTCGAAGAGATGACTTGGAATCTCTTGGATATGTTCTTATGTACTTCCTACGGGGAAG CCTTCCTTGGCAAGGTCTGAAAGCAGGAACGAAGAAGCAGAAGTATGAGAAAATCAGTGAGAAAAAAGTTGCAACATCAATTGAG GCTCTGTGTCGTGGGTATCCTACTGAGTTCACATCATATTTCCATTATTGCCGCTCGCTTCGGTTTGATGACAAGCCTGATTATTCCTACCTTAAGCGACTGTTCCGTGACCTCTTTATCCGTGAAG GTTTTCAGTTTGACTATGTATTTGACTGGACAATACTGAAGTACCAGCAATCTCAAATTGCTAGTGCCCCGCCTCGTGTTGCG GGCCATGGTGCAGGACCTTCTGGGTTGACACCACCTGTATTGCAGAATGATAGTCAATCTG GTGCCGTTGAAGGGAGGATTAGTGGTTGGTCAGCAATGGACCGACGTCGTGCCCCACCACCCATTGCAAGCGTGGGGACTTCAAATAAGCAGAAAGCCCCTGTAGGAAATGATGCTCCTATTTCTAAAGACCCTGCG ATATCTGGCTCGAATTTTTTGGGGCGGTCAAGTGGATCGTCAAGGAGAGCTGCTGTTTCAAGTAGCCGGGATGCTGTGGCAAGCGACACTTTTGAGCCTTCACGATCACGCACGACTGATGCAAGCCCTGGTGCATTCCGTAGAACCTCAGGTGCTCAGAGAAGCCCACCGGTTGATTCTGCAGAACCACAGCGTTCCTCTTCTGCCCGGCACTCATCTAACCCGAAGAACTACGAGTCTGCCCTCAAAGGTATTGAAGGTCTTAATTTTGATGGCGATGAGAGGGCTCAGTACTAG